One Lachnospiraceae bacterium C1.1 genomic region harbors:
- a CDS encoding phospho-sugar mutase, whose amino-acid sequence MDDFMKKYEYWLNDPYFDEETKSELKAIEGKKEEIEDRFYKDLEFGTGGLRGVIGAGSNRMNIYTVRKATQGLANYILKAGTQDKGVAIAYDCRRMSPEFADIAALCLAANGIKAYVFDSLRPTPELSFALRELKCTAGIVVTASHNPPEYNGYKVYWDDGAQVTSPIDTDIIGEVEAVKDYSDAKTMSLEDAKAAGLYEVIGKEIDDKYIEELKKLVIHPDVIKETADSLKIVYTPFHGTGLVPVTRILKELGFNNVYVVPEQELPDPDFTTLDYPNPEDPKAFTLALKLAKEKDADIVLATDPDADRLGIYAKDTATGEYIPFTGNMSGILIAEYRIRELEAMGKLPKNGAVVKTIVSSNMIDPISDAYKLKLIEVLTGFKYIGEQIKWFERDNSYEYVFGYEESYGCLVGTHARDKDAPDAVMCLCEVAAWCKKQGITVWDAMMNIYKKYGFFREGIHTVTLKGVDGAKEIQNIMDRIRSNPPKEFAGLKVREFRDYKVDKCVNFETGVEGKTGLPTSNVLYFDLENNSWCCVRPSGTEPKIKFYMGVKGSSLEDSEKKLEELKEEVIAKLAK is encoded by the coding sequence ATGGACGATTTTATGAAAAAGTATGAGTACTGGCTCAATGATCCCTACTTTGATGAGGAGACAAAGTCTGAACTCAAGGCAATTGAAGGAAAGAAAGAGGAGATAGAAGACAGATTCTATAAGGACCTCGAATTTGGTACAGGCGGACTCAGGGGAGTAATTGGAGCCGGCTCTAACCGAATGAATATCTATACAGTTAGAAAAGCAACTCAGGGACTTGCAAACTATATTTTAAAAGCGGGTACACAGGACAAAGGCGTGGCAATTGCATATGACTGCAGAAGAATGTCACCAGAATTTGCAGATATAGCAGCACTTTGCCTTGCTGCAAACGGAATCAAGGCTTATGTATTTGATTCACTCAGACCTACACCGGAGCTTTCATTTGCATTGAGAGAGCTTAAGTGTACAGCAGGTATAGTAGTAACAGCAAGCCATAACCCGCCTGAATATAACGGATATAAAGTTTACTGGGATGACGGAGCACAGGTAACCTCTCCTATTGATACTGATATTATTGGCGAAGTTGAAGCTGTTAAGGATTACAGTGATGCAAAGACAATGTCTCTTGAAGATGCAAAGGCAGCAGGCCTTTACGAGGTTATCGGAAAAGAGATAGATGACAAGTATATTGAGGAGCTTAAGAAACTTGTTATTCATCCTGATGTTATCAAGGAAACAGCTGATTCCCTTAAGATCGTTTATACACCTTTCCATGGTACAGGACTTGTTCCGGTTACAAGGATCTTAAAAGAACTTGGTTTCAACAATGTATATGTTGTTCCTGAGCAGGAACTTCCGGATCCTGACTTCACAACTCTTGATTATCCTAATCCTGAGGATCCTAAGGCATTTACACTTGCACTTAAGCTTGCAAAGGAAAAGGATGCAGATATTGTACTTGCAACTGATCCTGATGCAGACAGACTTGGTATTTATGCAAAAGATACAGCAACAGGTGAATATATTCCGTTTACAGGAAATATGTCAGGTATCCTTATTGCTGAATATCGTATAAGAGAGTTAGAGGCAATGGGCAAGCTTCCTAAGAATGGAGCAGTTGTTAAGACCATTGTTTCATCTAATATGATCGACCCTATTTCAGATGCATATAAGCTTAAACTTATCGAGGTTCTTACAGGATTTAAGTATATCGGTGAGCAGATAAAGTGGTTCGAGCGTGACAATTCTTATGAGTATGTATTCGGTTATGAAGAGTCTTATGGATGTCTCGTTGGTACACATGCACGTGATAAGGATGCTCCGGACGCTGTAATGTGTCTCTGCGAGGTTGCTGCATGGTGCAAGAAGCAGGGGATCACAGTTTGGGATGCAATGATGAATATCTACAAGAAGTATGGTTTCTTCCGCGAGGGTATTCATACAGTTACACTTAAAGGTGTTGACGGTGCAAAAGAAATCCAGAATATCATGGACAGGATCAGATCAAATCCGCCTAAGGAATTTGCAGGTCTTAAGGTTCGTGAGTTCAGAGATTACAAGGTTGACAAGTGTGTTAATTTTGAGACTGGTGTTGAAGGCAAGACAGGCCTTCCTACATCAAATGTTCTCTACTTTGATCTTGAGAATAACTCATGGTGCTGTGTACGTCCTTCCGGAACAGAGCCTAAGATTAAATTCTACATGGGTGTAAAGGGAAGCAGTCTTGAGGATTCTGAGAAGAAGCTTGAAGAACTTAAAGAAGAAGTTATTGCTAAACTGGCAAAATAA
- a CDS encoding glycosyltransferase family 87 protein, which translates to MNNAIGKRLIYLLLILAALVSIASGVKNAYRYSQDFQWDAAKALCLGHDPYDLSLGSSSVEDIPELDEFYGYFNSIDVKQDMEANQFPSLLILLFLYTLLPYRVAVVLWIVSNFIFTAAILYLLRKTYMKELGRDEFAILSLLMIAGTPWRNQIGVGQHTLFAFSFFLLAVLLSDKKKDTAAGFALAVSYFKYTLTAPLALIFIYKRKWKSFIISVGIHILLTIASALYLNESFIDMIVKPLKVSSALAGEGSIDISALLSGSGFALIFTGLLMCVLLGLALKTKAGYENENILFAVFLLAALIITYHRSYDFFVLAAVYPGVKILGEKYDMRIRRIFRVTYLILLLYSFFGLRIFSESQPSLVIEAIIYYLFLAAYAIMMIRKPKTLLE; encoded by the coding sequence ATGAATAATGCCATCGGAAAAAGGCTGATCTATTTGCTGCTGATTCTGGCGGCATTGGTATCGATAGCATCAGGTGTGAAAAATGCTTATCGATACAGTCAGGATTTTCAATGGGATGCAGCTAAGGCTCTGTGTCTGGGACACGATCCCTACGACCTGAGCCTTGGCAGCTCTTCGGTTGAAGATATACCTGAATTGGATGAGTTTTATGGATACTTTAATTCCATAGATGTAAAACAAGATATGGAGGCCAATCAGTTTCCGAGCCTCCTAATTTTATTGTTTCTATATACATTGCTGCCATACAGGGTTGCTGTAGTTTTATGGATAGTTTCCAATTTTATTTTTACGGCAGCAATATTATATTTGCTTCGAAAAACTTATATGAAAGAGCTTGGCAGGGATGAATTTGCAATCTTATCGCTTTTGATGATAGCAGGAACACCCTGGAGAAATCAGATAGGGGTAGGTCAGCATACACTTTTTGCTTTTTCCTTCTTCCTGCTCGCGGTATTATTATCTGATAAGAAAAAGGACACTGCAGCCGGATTTGCGTTAGCTGTTTCATATTTCAAATATACCTTGACGGCTCCGCTTGCTCTTATATTTATTTATAAGAGAAAATGGAAGAGCTTTATAATATCTGTTGGAATTCATATTTTGCTGACTATTGCATCGGCATTGTATTTAAATGAATCATTTATAGATATGATAGTAAAACCCCTTAAGGTATCCTCAGCACTTGCAGGGGAGGGAAGCATAGATATAAGTGCGCTGCTTTCCGGATCGGGTTTTGCACTGATTTTTACCGGACTTTTAATGTGTGTATTGTTGGGACTTGCACTAAAGACGAAGGCAGGATATGAAAATGAAAATATTCTGTTTGCTGTTTTTTTACTGGCTGCATTGATAATCACTTATCACAGAAGCTACGATTTCTTTGTTTTGGCTGCAGTTTATCCCGGAGTCAAAATTTTAGGCGAAAAATATGATATGAGAATAAGGCGTATATTTAGGGTTACTTATTTAATCCTTCTGTTATACAGCTTTTTCGGACTCAGGATTTTCAGTGAATCGCAGCCATCACTTGTTATAGAAGCGATAATTTATTATCTCTTCCTTGCAGCATATGCAATTATGATGATCCGGAAACCTAAGACTTTATTGGAGTAA
- a CDS encoding glycosyltransferase family 2 protein, translating into MDKLYMVIPAYNEEESIRDVIDEWYPMVVMTGEDSRLVVIDDGSKDRTLEVLKAEAEKRSQLIVKHKENSGHGPTILAGYRYALKEGADYIFQTDSDGQTRPEEFPAFWRCRRHYDMIVGYRNHRQDGWSRIFVTKVLKAVIFLCFHCVVTDANTPFRLMKAETLEKEIHLIPKNYFLTNVLITVIYTKHRRAVKFTPITFRARQGGVNSINMKRIFGIGKNALRDFIMLNKKI; encoded by the coding sequence ATGGATAAACTTTACATGGTGATTCCTGCCTATAATGAGGAGGAGTCTATAAGGGATGTAATAGATGAATGGTATCCCATGGTAGTTATGACGGGAGAGGACAGCAGACTTGTTGTTATTGATGACGGTTCTAAGGATCGCACGCTGGAGGTGCTGAAGGCTGAAGCTGAAAAGAGAAGTCAGCTTATAGTTAAGCATAAGGAAAATTCCGGGCATGGACCGACTATTCTTGCAGGCTATCGTTATGCCTTGAAAGAGGGTGCGGACTATATTTTCCAGACAGATTCTGATGGACAGACAAGACCTGAGGAATTTCCGGCATTCTGGAGATGCAGACGTCATTATGACATGATCGTCGGCTATCGTAATCACAGACAGGATGGCTGGTCAAGGATTTTTGTGACCAAGGTTCTTAAGGCTGTGATATTCCTTTGCTTTCACTGTGTTGTTACTGATGCCAATACGCCATTCAGACTTATGAAGGCAGAAACTCTTGAAAAGGAAATTCACCTTATACCTAAAAATTATTTCCTTACAAATGTGCTTATTACAGTCATATACACTAAGCACAGAAGGGCAGTTAAATTTACTCCGATCACATTCAGAGCGAGACAGGGTGGAGTGAATTCGATTAATATGAAGAGGATTTTTGGCATAGGAAAGAATGCCCTTAGGGATTTTATTATGCTTAATAAAAAGATTTGA
- a CDS encoding GtrA family protein, protein MNEKTNNKEKKPDIFDRIMHLPVLNIFEPFYKKYKEGLMYLFFGGLAFFLNIFLFALFTDIMKINDLLANAISWVICVLFQYITNRTWVFDGHVEGSAALIKQISSFFGGRIFTLVVEEIIILVFITWLGFNRIAVKLVAQVVVIVLNYVISKLFVFKKKEA, encoded by the coding sequence ATGAACGAGAAAACAAATAATAAAGAAAAAAAGCCGGATATATTTGACAGGATCATGCATCTTCCTGTTCTTAATATATTTGAACCCTTTTACAAAAAATATAAAGAGGGGCTTATGTACCTCTTTTTTGGAGGACTTGCCTTTTTCTTAAATATCTTTCTTTTTGCATTATTTACGGATATCATGAAGATTAATGACCTTCTTGCCAATGCAATATCATGGGTCATTTGTGTACTTTTCCAATATATAACAAACAGGACCTGGGTTTTTGATGGTCATGTTGAAGGCAGTGCAGCGCTTATTAAGCAGATAAGTTCATTTTTTGGCGGCAGGATCTTTACTCTTGTCGTAGAGGAGATAATAATCCTCGTATTTATTACATGGCTTGGATTTAACAGGATCGCTGTAAAACTTGTGGCACAGGTAGTGGTTATCGTGCTTAATTATGTAATAAGCAAGCTTTTTGTCTTCAAAAAGAAAGAGGCTTAA
- a CDS encoding sialate O-acetylesterase: MKKTKGRFFFSLIIVILIIIAVGGMTYSVFKSYLEKKGSSLMMGHSDHATVSDERSEPLLDESEIDEEIKEQLDKATEESAIEESKETVSVDLIVFAGQSNMSGLGGDAARAVTVKEGAGAEFRAVSDPTKLYTITEPFGFYENTETMNDLFLKRGSLVSAFVNAYYEETGVPVIAVSASKGGTPSTYWATDIVGEDVVTRFINAKTWLKDNGYTVRNQFLVFLQGENDVLENVSTSQYLTDLNTFSSKMFYRGIDKFLMIRIGRTKEDPDAFKRIIDVQTELCRTDPRFVLISTMLSAFGEEYMVDSYHYNQDALNALGTDAGLNAAKFAETRVDPQLIDYRTGETYIPDDRVLE, encoded by the coding sequence GTGAAGAAGACAAAAGGAAGATTCTTTTTTTCATTGATAATAGTAATACTGATAATCATTGCAGTAGGCGGAATGACATATTCTGTATTTAAAAGTTATCTTGAAAAAAAAGGAAGCAGTCTTATGATGGGACATTCTGATCATGCAACTGTTTCTGACGAGAGAAGTGAACCTTTGCTTGATGAATCTGAAATAGATGAGGAAATTAAGGAACAGCTTGATAAGGCAACAGAAGAGAGTGCAATTGAAGAGAGCAAAGAGACTGTTTCAGTAGATTTGATAGTATTTGCAGGACAGAGTAATATGAGCGGTTTAGGAGGAGATGCAGCAAGGGCGGTTACTGTTAAAGAGGGTGCCGGAGCTGAATTTCGTGCTGTTTCTGATCCGACAAAATTATATACAATAACAGAGCCTTTTGGCTTTTATGAAAACACTGAAACAATGAATGATCTTTTCCTTAAAAGAGGAAGTCTTGTAAGTGCTTTTGTAAACGCGTATTATGAAGAAACAGGTGTGCCTGTGATCGCGGTTTCTGCGTCTAAGGGAGGAACACCATCTACATATTGGGCAACAGATATTGTGGGTGAAGATGTTGTTACAAGATTTATCAATGCAAAGACCTGGCTTAAGGATAATGGTTATACGGTAAGAAATCAGTTCCTTGTATTCCTGCAGGGAGAAAATGATGTGTTGGAGAATGTTTCAACATCGCAGTATCTCACAGACCTGAATACTTTTTCATCTAAAATGTTCTATAGGGGAATTGATAAATTCCTAATGATAAGGATAGGCAGAACGAAGGAAGATCCGGATGCATTTAAGAGGATCATAGATGTTCAGACAGAGCTTTGTCGTACCGATCCAAGGTTTGTGCTGATCTCAACAATGCTTTCAGCATTTGGTGAAGAATATATGGTTGACAGCTATCATTACAATCAGGATGCCTTAAATGCATTGGGGACAGATGCCGGATTAAATGCGGCCAAATTTGCAGAGACCAGGGTTGATCCTCAATTGATCGATTACAGAACAGGGGAAACATATATTCCCGATGATAGAGTTTTGGAATAG
- a CDS encoding glycosyltransferase, with amino-acid sequence MNLRTIENLYARTKSYIERNGLSDAVIRTGEGIKDSINDYFYNHEMQSMTEHADMGCMDEADEPYKISLLIPAYNTDHRALRRLLNSLSKQSYRNFEAIIADASDDDSLIELVEEFRTEDENNTRLIYTRLKENKGISENTNEALKCATGDFVVTVDHDDFLAENALFSAAAALRDGSDIVYTDEDKYDPDEDRYFCPNRKPDFNKDLLLSNNYICHLFLVRKTIADKVGGFRKEFDGAQDYDFIIRCCESTSPEKIAHVGEVLYHWCVSEGSTADNPMSKLYAYESGKKVLEKYLESKNIQAEVTDTKHRGFYRINYEKNLLDKDEYCFCLDKKLIPLTDDYEETLASYLIRDDVGAVGGRVIGKLGNIICNGYREDSCGRRMSLYGKMHTRLSGYMHRAAMQQDVEAVSLHACVVRRSLMKYYDKDPMKMFARIRKEGYLVIVDPEVEFMSRK; translated from the coding sequence ATGAATTTAAGAACCATCGAAAATTTATATGCAAGAACAAAGTCATACATAGAAAGAAATGGACTTTCGGATGCTGTAATAAGGACCGGCGAAGGAATAAAGGATTCTATCAATGATTATTTTTATAATCATGAAATGCAAAGTATGACAGAACATGCTGATATGGGATGCATGGATGAAGCGGATGAACCCTATAAGATAAGTCTGCTTATTCCGGCATATAATACAGACCATAGAGCTTTAAGACGTCTTTTGAATTCTCTTTCGAAGCAAAGCTACAGAAATTTTGAAGCAATAATCGCAGATGCATCTGATGATGATTCTTTAATTGAACTTGTTGAAGAGTTCAGAACTGAGGATGAAAATAATACACGGCTGATATATACCCGTTTGAAAGAAAATAAGGGCATTTCTGAAAATACCAATGAGGCATTAAAGTGTGCAACAGGTGATTTTGTAGTGACCGTAGATCATGATGATTTTCTCGCTGAAAATGCACTTTTTTCAGCAGCAGCTGCGTTAAGAGATGGTTCGGACATAGTTTATACAGATGAAGACAAATACGATCCAGACGAAGACAGATATTTCTGTCCAAACAGAAAACCGGATTTTAACAAAGATCTGCTCCTTTCGAATAATTATATCTGTCATTTGTTTTTGGTAAGGAAAACCATAGCAGATAAAGTTGGCGGCTTCAGGAAGGAATTTGACGGAGCACAGGATTATGATTTCATTATACGCTGCTGTGAATCAACCTCTCCCGAAAAAATAGCTCATGTCGGAGAAGTATTATATCACTGGTGTGTTTCGGAGGGTTCAACAGCTGATAATCCAATGAGTAAGCTTTATGCTTATGAAAGTGGGAAAAAAGTCCTTGAGAAATATCTGGAATCAAAAAATATTCAGGCTGAAGTAACAGATACAAAGCACAGAGGTTTTTATCGGATCAATTATGAGAAGAATCTGCTGGATAAGGATGAATATTGTTTTTGTTTAGATAAGAAGCTTATTCCTCTTACGGATGATTATGAGGAGACCCTTGCATCATATCTGATAAGAGATGATGTGGGCGCAGTAGGAGGAAGAGTTATCGGTAAGCTCGGAAATATAATATGCAACGGTTACAGAGAGGATTCATGCGGCAGAAGAATGTCTCTATATGGTAAAATGCATACGAGACTTTCGGGGTATATGCACAGAGCGGCGATGCAGCAGGACGTAGAGGCTGTATCGCTTCATGCATGCGTAGTGAGGAGATCGCTCATGAAATACTATGATAAAGATCCGATGAAAATGTTTGCAAGAATACGCAAAGAGGGATATCTTGTTATAGTTGACCCGGAAGTAGAATTTATGAGCAGAAAATAA
- a CDS encoding glycosyltransferase family 2 protein — MSEIAVIIPNYKGKNVIRDCLNSLREQDFKGFDIIVADNKSDDGSLDIIEKEYPEVKLIKLSDNFGFSRAVNEGLKVSSHPYVILLNNDTRVDKSFVRSLYEAIKSDNRIFSVSAKMLQMDRPDRIDGAGDYYSALGWAYARGKGKKSNRYNKVCDVFSACAGAAIYRRKILDEIGWFDEFHFAYLEDIDIGYRGRIMGYRNTYEPKAIVWHKGSGVTGSRYNGFKVRISARNNMYIVMKNMPTIQIVLNLPLLIIGFSVKALFFVFKGYGREYLSGIKRGYLLCKEGRKFPYSGSNFKNYVKIQLELWLNSIRRFTEVIF, encoded by the coding sequence ATGTCAGAAATAGCGGTCATCATACCAAACTACAAAGGAAAAAATGTCATAAGAGACTGCCTTAATTCCTTAAGAGAGCAGGACTTTAAGGGCTTTGACATCATAGTTGCTGACAATAAGTCTGATGATGGAAGTCTGGATATTATTGAAAAAGAGTATCCTGAGGTAAAACTTATAAAGTTGTCAGATAATTTTGGGTTTTCAAGGGCTGTAAATGAGGGATTAAAGGTTTCTTCTCATCCTTATGTTATACTCTTAAACAATGATACAAGGGTTGATAAGTCTTTTGTAAGGAGTTTATATGAAGCAATAAAATCTGACAACAGGATATTTTCTGTTTCGGCTAAGATGCTTCAGATGGACAGACCTGACAGGATAGATGGTGCAGGTGATTATTACAGCGCGCTCGGATGGGCTTATGCAAGAGGTAAGGGAAAGAAAAGCAACCGTTACAATAAGGTCTGTGATGTATTTTCGGCCTGTGCAGGAGCAGCTATTTATCGCAGAAAGATACTTGATGAGATTGGCTGGTTTGATGAATTTCATTTTGCCTATCTGGAAGATATAGATATTGGTTACAGAGGACGTATCATGGGATACAGAAACACATATGAACCAAAGGCTATTGTATGGCATAAGGGCTCAGGCGTGACAGGATCTAGATATAATGGATTTAAGGTGCGTATTTCGGCGAGAAACAATATGTATATTGTTATGAAAAATATGCCGACAATTCAGATCGTGTTAAATCTGCCATTATTGATAATAGGTTTTTCTGTCAAGGCTCTTTTCTTTGTATTTAAAGGTTATGGCAGAGAATATTTATCCGGAATTAAAAGAGGCTATCTTCTTTGCAAAGAAGGAAGAAAATTTCCGTATTCCGGATCTAATTTTAAAAATTATGTTAAGATACAGCTTGAACTCTGGCTGAATTCTATAAGGAGATTCACGGAGGTTATTTTTTGA
- a CDS encoding undecaprenyl-phosphate glucose phosphotransferase, with protein MIRDNQRLFNRLHFVLDAVVIAAAYAISYWLKFLVPWANKSILHLPANMYFEYLPILVLAYLFLYYKFDLYSSKRSSGRKREFLNIIKANTIGMIGFMVFLYLIKQNHISRWMIFYYYIINTFLTTLERNLVRLILRFFRRKGFNRHFILLIGYSKAAETYIDKIIQNPQWGYVIRGILDDRVERGMVYRGVKVLGKIGNLEYILPENKLDEIAITLALDDYGNLEKIVNMCEKSGVHTQFIPDYNRVIPSRPYMEDIDGLPVINIRHVPLTNTLNMLLKRIVDLIGSVVLIVFFSPIMLLSIIAIKLSSPGPVIFSQERVGLRNRPFKMYKFRSMEMQKPSAEAKGWTRPNDPRVTGIGKILRRTSMDELPQLFNILKGDMSIVGPRPERPQFVEKFKEEIPRYMIKHQVRPGLTGWAQVNGLRGDTSIRKRVEYDLYYIENWTMAFDIKIMFLTVFKGLINKNAY; from the coding sequence TTGATAAGAGATAATCAACGGCTGTTCAACAGGCTCCATTTTGTCCTTGATGCTGTTGTTATTGCAGCTGCATATGCAATTTCATATTGGTTAAAATTCCTTGTACCATGGGCCAATAAGTCAATCCTGCATTTGCCGGCAAATATGTATTTTGAATATCTGCCGATTTTGGTTTTGGCTTACTTGTTTTTATATTATAAGTTTGATCTTTACAGTTCAAAGAGATCTTCAGGACGTAAAAGAGAATTCTTAAATATTATAAAAGCAAATACTATCGGAATGATAGGATTTATGGTTTTCCTTTATTTGATAAAGCAGAACCATATCTCCAGGTGGATGATATTTTATTACTATATCATTAATACCTTTCTTACGACACTGGAGAGAAATCTGGTGCGGCTTATATTGCGATTTTTCAGAAGAAAGGGATTTAACAGGCATTTTATTTTGCTTATAGGATATTCTAAGGCTGCAGAGACTTATATCGATAAGATCATCCAAAACCCACAGTGGGGATATGTCATAAGAGGTATCCTTGATGACAGGGTTGAAAGAGGAATGGTATACAGAGGCGTTAAGGTTTTAGGAAAAATCGGAAATCTGGAGTATATCCTTCCCGAAAATAAACTTGATGAGATTGCTATTACCCTTGCACTGGACGATTACGGTAATCTTGAAAAAATAGTTAACATGTGCGAGAAGTCCGGAGTACATACACAGTTTATTCCGGATTATAACAGAGTTATTCCCTCGAGACCATATATGGAGGATATTGATGGACTTCCGGTTATCAATATCAGACATGTTCCGCTTACGAATACACTTAATATGCTTTTGAAACGAATTGTGGATCTTATAGGCTCGGTTGTGCTTATTGTATTCTTTTCGCCTATTATGCTTTTATCTATAATAGCAATTAAGCTGAGTTCACCCGGCCCCGTTATTTTTTCACAGGAAAGAGTCGGTCTAAGGAATAGACCTTTTAAGATGTATAAATTCCGCTCTATGGAAATGCAGAAACCTTCAGCAGAAGCAAAGGGCTGGACCAGACCTAATGATCCAAGAGTTACGGGAATAGGAAAAATTTTAAGAAGAACGAGTATGGACGAGCTTCCACAGCTTTTTAATATCCTGAAAGGCGATATGAGTATAGTCGGTCCAAGACCCGAAAGACCTCAGTTTGTGGAGAAATTCAAGGAAGAAATTCCTCGTTATATGATAAAGCATCAGGTTCGTCCTGGACTTACCGGCTGGGCACAGGTTAATGGCTTAAGAGGAGATACATCAATACGAAAAAGAGTTGAATATGACCTTTATTATATCGAAAACTGGACAATGGCTTTTGACATTAAAATAATGTTTTTGACAGTATTTAAGGGACTTATCAATAAAAACGCGTATTGA
- a CDS encoding LCP family protein: MKALIAVEAAVMLALIVVLFVIWKLDLADTGNKKSVIEATLNDEVQAQIEDDDNGWNMSGYTNVALFGVDSRDGNLDKGARTDTIIIASLNEKTGDIKICSVFRDTYLNIGNDTYNKANSAYSHGGPDQAVQMLNTNMDLDIDQYITVDFKALVDTIDALGGVEVDVTEEEISFLNDYQIGTAEETGDTIINVKNAGLQTLNGLQATSYCRIRYTKGDDFKRAERQRTVLMQVAEKLKAASVTEINDVIDVVFPEIKTSFSKDELVAYAAKAAGFTVTAQSGFPADNSTGTMGDAGSCVVANDFAANVEALHEFLYGDSEYSPSSTVEDISSKISSDKTRYGV, from the coding sequence ATGAAGGCACTTATTGCAGTAGAAGCTGCAGTAATGCTTGCATTGATCGTAGTACTTTTTGTTATATGGAAACTAGATCTGGCTGACACAGGCAATAAAAAAAGTGTCATAGAAGCAACCTTGAACGATGAAGTACAGGCACAGATAGAAGATGACGACAATGGATGGAACATGTCAGGCTATACTAATGTCGCACTCTTTGGTGTTGATTCGAGAGATGGAAATCTTGATAAGGGAGCCAGAACAGATACGATCATAATAGCTTCACTCAATGAGAAGACAGGTGATATTAAAATCTGTTCGGTATTCAGAGATACATATCTTAATATAGGTAATGATACATACAATAAGGCAAATTCGGCTTATTCCCATGGGGGACCGGATCAGGCTGTACAGATGCTCAATACAAACATGGATTTGGATATAGACCAGTATATAACAGTCGACTTTAAGGCTCTTGTTGATACGATAGATGCACTTGGCGGAGTCGAAGTTGATGTTACGGAGGAAGAAATCAGTTTCCTTAATGATTATCAGATCGGAACAGCTGAAGAGACCGGTGATACGATCATTAATGTAAAAAATGCAGGACTTCAGACTCTTAATGGACTGCAGGCAACATCATATTGTCGAATCAGATATACTAAGGGCGACGATTTCAAGAGAGCAGAGAGACAGAGAACTGTTCTTATGCAGGTTGCTGAAAAACTTAAGGCAGCAAGCGTAACAGAGATCAACGATGTTATAGATGTTGTTTTCCCTGAGATAAAAACAAGTTTTTCAAAAGATGAGCTTGTTGCGTATGCGGCAAAAGCTGCAGGCTTTACAGTTACTGCACAGAGTGGATTCCCGGCAGATAATTCGACAGGAACCATGGGAGATGCAGGAAGCTGTGTAGTGGCAAATGATTTTGCTGCAAATGTTGAAGCGTTGCACGAGTTCCTTTATGGTGATTCTGAATATTCACCTTCTTCTACTGTAGAAGATATAAGCAGTAAGATTTCATCTGATAAAACAAGATATGGAGTATGA